In the Oryza glaberrima chromosome 6, OglaRS2, whole genome shotgun sequence genome, one interval contains:
- the LOC127776861 gene encoding zinc finger CCCH domain-containing protein 40, translated as MAHRLLRDAQADGWERSDFPIICESCLGDNPYVRMLRAEYDKECKICARPFTVFRWRPGRDARYKKTEICQTCCKLKNVCQVCLLDLEYGLPVQVRDTALAINSNDAIPRSDVNREYFAEEHDRKARAGIDYDSSHGKARPNDTILKLQRTAPYYKRNRAHVCSFYVRGECTRGAECPYRHEMPETGELSQQNIKDRYYGVNDPVALKLLGKAGEMPSLTPPDDESIRTLYIGGLNNRITEQDLRDQFYAHGEIESIRMVLQRACAFVTYTTREGAEKAAEELANKLVIKGIRLKLMWGKPQAPKPEDDEAGRQGHVAHGGMLPRAVISQQQSGDQPQPPGTEGQQQAPSGSYYFNIPAPPGAERTLYPSMDPQRMGALVKSQEGDGKPGPQQAAQAQASSSSGQSYPMPPPYYHGQYPPYYPPYGGYMPPPRMPYPPPPQYPPYQPMLAPPAQSQASSSQQPGPSMQQQAQAPPQQQTTQN; from the exons atggctcACCGGCTGCTGCGAGACGCGCAGGCGGACGGGTGGGAGCGGTCGGACTTCCCTATCATCTGCGAGTCCTGCCTCGGCGACAACCCCTACGTCCGCATG TTGAGAGCAGAATACGATAAAGAGTGCAAAATATGTGCACGTCCGTTTACTGTCTTCCGTTGGCGACCTGGTCGGGATGCAAGGTACAAGAAGACAGAGATCTGCCAGACATGTTGCAAACTAAAAAATGTCTGCCAGGTCTGCCTGCTAGATCTTGAATATGGTTTACCAGTCCAGGTTAGGGATACAGCACTCGCTATTAATTCAAATGATGCAATCCCAAGGAGCGATGTGAACCGTGAGTACTTTGCAGAAGAGCATGATCGCAAG GCCAGGGCTGGAATAGATTATGATTCTTCCCATGGGAAGGCACGTCCCAATGACACCATTCTGAAGCTTCAGAGGACGGCACCATATTACAAGAGGAATCGAGCTCATGTCTGCAGTTTCTATGTGCGTGGTGAATGTACAAGAGGTGCCGAATGCCCTTATCGACATGAGATGCCTGAAACTGGAGAGTTATCTCAACAGAACATCAAAGATCGTTACTATGG AGTTAACGATCCAGTTGCTTTGAAACTTTTGGGTAAGGCCGGTGAGATGCCATCCCTGACACCTCCAGATGATGAGAGTATAAGGACACTTTACATTGGTGGCCTTAATAATCGAATCACTGAGCAGGATTTGAGGGATCAATTTTACGCACATGGTGAGATTGAGTCCATAAGGATGGTTCTGCAACGTGCCTGTGCATTTGTGACGTATACTACAAGAGAAGGTGCTGAGAAAGCTGCAGAGGAGCTTGCCAACAAGTTAGTCATCAAGGGTATACGCCTGAAGCTCATGTGGGGTAAGCCTCAAGCACCAAAGCCAGAAGATGATGAAGCTGGAAGGCAAGGGCATGTTGCACATGGAGGAATGCTCCCCAGGGCTGTTATATCTCAGCAGCAGAGCGGTGACCAGCCTCAACCACCTGGAACGGAGGGACAACAGCAAGCACCATCAGGATCATACTACTTCAACATTCCAGCACCGCCAGGAGCAGAGCGGACACTGTACCCTTCAATGGATCCCCAGAGGATGGGTGCCTTGGTCAAGTCACAGGAGGGTGATGGCAAACCCGGTCCACAGCAGGCTGCGCAAGCTCAGGCATCAAGCAGCTCAGGACAAAGCTACCCTATGCCACCACCATATTACCATGGTCAGTACCCACCCTACTACCCACCATATGGCGGTTACATGCCCCCACCTCGCATGCCatacccaccaccaccgcagtaTCCACCTTATCAGCCAATGTTGGCACCACCAGCACAGTCGCAAGCTAGCTCATCGCAACAACCAGGACCATCAATGCAGCAGCAGGCTCAAGCCCCTCCTCAGCAGCAGACTACCCAGAACTGA